In Tursiops truncatus isolate mTurTru1 chromosome 9, mTurTru1.mat.Y, whole genome shotgun sequence, a single genomic region encodes these proteins:
- the HYAL4 gene encoding hyaluronidase-4, with protein sequence MKPLSEGQLRFCVVQPIHLTSWLPILFILKSISSLKPAQLPIYQRKPFIAAWNAPTDQCLIKYNLRLNLKMFQVIGSPLARARGQNVTIFYVNRLGYYPWYTSQGVPINGGLPQNISLQVHLEKADQDINYYIPSEDFSGLAVIDWEYWRPQWARNWNTKDVYRQKSRKLISEMQENVSAADIEYLAKATFEESAKAFMKETIELGIKSRPKGLWGYYLYPDCHNYNVYAPNYTGSCPEEEVLRNNELSWLWNSSAALYPSIGVRRSLGDSKNILRFSQFRVHESLRISTMTSHDYALPVFVYTRLGYTDQPLFFLSKQDLISTIGESAALGAAGIVIWGDMNLTSSEGNCTKVKQFVSSDLGSYIVNVTRAAEVCSSHLCRNNGRCVRKVWKTPDYLHLNPASYHIEASEDGEFTVKGKASDTDLAVLAKRFSCHCYQGYEGADCREMRMADGCSAVSSFSGSLITLCLLVSTGYQSIQL encoded by the exons ATGAAACCATTATCTGAAGGACAACTAAGGTTTTGTGTTGTTCAACCAATACATCTCACATCATGGCTGCCCATACTTTTCATTCTGAAGTCTATCTCTTCCCTAAAACCTGCCCAACTTCCAATTTATCAAAGGAAACCTTTTATAGCTGCCTGGAATGCTCCAACAGATCAGTGcttgataaaatataatttaagactaaatttgaaaatgtttcagGTGATTGGAAGTCCACTGGCCAGGGCCAGGGGGCAAAATGTCACTATATTTTATGTCAACAGACTGGGATACTATCCATGGTATACATCCCAGGGAGTTCCCATTAATGGGGGTCTCCCCCAGAACATAAGTTTGCAGGTACATCTGGAAAAAGCTGACCAAGATATTAATTATTACATCCCTTCTGAAGATTTCAGTGGACTTGCCGTTATAGACTGGGAATATTGGCGACCCCAGTGGGCCAGGAACTGGAACACAAAAGATGTCTACAGACAGAAATCAAGAAAGCTTATTTCTGAGATGCAAGAGAATGTATCAGCTGCTGATATTGAATATTTAGCCAAAGCAACCTTTGAAGaaagtgcaaaagcttttatgaaGGAAACCATCGAACTGGGAATTAAGAGCAGACCCAAGGGCCTTTGGGGTTACTATTTATATCCTGATTGCCACAATTATAATGTTTATGCCCCAAACTATACTGGGTCATGCCCAGAAGAAGAAGTTTTGAGGAACAATGAGCTCTCTTGGCTCTGGAACAGCAGTGCTGCTTTATATCCTTCTATCGGTGTCAGGAGATCTCTTGGAGACAGCAAAAACATTTTGCGTTTCTCGCAATTTCGGGTGCATGAATCCTTGAGGATCTCCACCATGACATCCCATGATTATGCTCTGCCTGTGTTCGTCTACACAAGGTTAGGCTACACAGAccaacctttattttttctttctaag CAAGATCTAATCAGTACTATTGGAGAAAGTGCTGCCTTGGGAGCTGCAGGCATCGTTATCTGGGGAGACATGAATTTGACTTCCTCTGAG GGCAACTGTACAAAGGTGAAGCAGTTTGTGAGTTCTGATTTAGGGAGCTACATAGTCAACGTGACCAGAGCCGCTGAGGTGTGCAGCTCTCACCTCTGCAGGAATAATGGGAGATGCGTAAGGAAGGTGTGGAAAACGCCCGATTACCTTCACTTGAACCCTGCAAGTTACCACATAGAGGCCTCCGAGGATGGAGAATTTACTGTGAAAGGCAAAGCATCTGATACAGACCTGGCGGTGCTGGCGAAGAGATTCTCCTGTCATTGTTATCAGGGATACGAAGGGGCTGATTGCAGAGAAATGAGGATGGCTGACGGCTGCTCTGCGGTTTCCTCTTTTTCTGGCTCCCTAATCACATTGTGTCTGCTGGTTTCCACAGGTTATCAGAGCATTCAGTTGTGA